One Arachis hypogaea cultivar Tifrunner chromosome 18, arahy.Tifrunner.gnm2.J5K5, whole genome shotgun sequence genomic window, AACGAACACCGCCATTTGATACGTTTCGGAACGAATAGCGTCGCAAAACCTATTAGCCCTAACAAAcaagaaagaggagaaagaaacCTTTCATCTGAGAGAGAGACTGTGAGAGTCGTTAATCTCCGAGAACCAACATGTCGGGAGTGGGACCTATCTCGCAGGACTGGGAGCCGGTGGTAATTCGCAAGAAGGCTCCTACCGCCGCTGCCAAGAAGGACGAGAAGGCCGTCAACGCCGCCCGCCGCGCCGGCGCCGATATCGAAACCGTCAAGAAATGTTAGGCCCCTTCTCCTTTCTTTGATTAGTTCTCGTCTCGAATCCCTAAACCCTAGGATTgctcctattattattattattattattattattattattattattagtaattgcAAACTCGTTCCTGATAATCATTGTCTATTTTATCTCTGTTGATTCTATCTTTAACTGATGTTCTTATGTGCTTAAACACCTTGTTTGTTTTGAAGAAACGAAGccctttttttttaagattttggaTATATTCCTTTTTTGTTGTGTTAATTTTCTGATGATGGGGTCGAGTAATTAGTTTTTCGTTTTTTAAGCTCGAGTTTGTTTGAAGATATTTTAGCTGGTTTGGGAGTGATGATTGttgagttattgttgttgttgtattatgCAGATAATGCTGGGACAAACAAAGCGGCATCTAGTAGCACGTCATTGAACACCAAGAGGCTTGATGATGATACAGAGAATCTAGCTCGTCAGTTTTTTGAAACTTTATACTCTACCAGTTCACTTGTATTATATTTTTCTAGCATTGACGCAATGTTGTTGCACCTGATTTTCGGTTTATTTTCCCCTGCAATGATTGCTTTTAGTAGTTTCCAGCTGCAGGGTTTTTTTTTCCCCTGGTACATGTTCTTCTTGGTAATTTATGCATTAATATATGAGACTCATGTGATCAGCTTATGGTTTTGCTGTTTCTCCGAATAGTTTGTTTATGCAAGTCTTATCTGCATATATGCACATTTTGTGGAATGCATATACATAATACATCAGCAAACGTTTCTCCTGATATTTATTAGCTTGAgtttttatatttgtaatttgtatttattttgtttgattcatatctCAAATCTAAAGTCTAACAACGCATATTTAGATGGATGTGTGAATTCATCATGCAATTGTACTTAGTGTAGTTCATTGTACACTCAAATGATTGGTGGACATGATGAGAGGTCAATACTCATAACTAGTCATAAGGCCATACTTTATCATACCGATAATTCATCCAAAACAGATTCTGATGGTATAAAGATGCACTTTGTCTACATTCTGTTTCTTCTATTCTGGTGGTGTCCGTTGTTCTTAAGGCTCATCTAGTTTAATGTTCGTGAAGATAGTTAATTATGATCAGTGTTAGTACCCCCTGTAACATCAGTTCATTGTACTTGATGGATGCATTTCTCTGTTTTGATCCCTTCAAGATGAAACCTTCTTGGATACACATACACACACATTATTGGCATCTCTTCCTGCCAATTTGCTTATGCCGTGAAATTCGACTTTCGTGTGTAGATGAACGCGTGCCGACTGAACTCAAGAAGGCTCTCATGCAAGCAAGGATGGACAAGAAACTCACTCAAGCACAGCTTGCTCAGGTACCACACTCTCCTTGTGCTCTTTCACCAAATATGTTGTTCACCCATTCATTTTGATAATGTATACTTTGACACCATTGATGAAGATTCTGTTTCACTTGCAGATTATCAATGAGAAGCCTCAAGTGATCCAGGAGTACGAGTCAGGAAAAGCGATTCCAAACCAGCAGATAATTGGCAAGTTGGAGAGGGCCCTTGGTGCCAAACTGCGAGGCAAGAAATAAGCAAAACAAATCCAAGTATACTAACGTTTGTGTATGTAATTAATTAGCTACTGTGTTTTCACTTTGCGAAGGGTGGCTGTTAAGGTGTGTTTTGCATGCTgatttgtgtgtgtatatatgcAAAGAGATGACATGTGTGGCGACCCCGAGAGGCTTTACCATTTTCCAGATTGAAAATATCATATTAAATAAAGTCATGCTCTCGTTATAGTTGGAAATAAGATAGGATACAGCTTTTGTTCACAAGAACCATTATGTTCTCTGTTTCGACATGCCCCTGCTATTTATTTAGCTTCATATGTTGGCAAAATTCCTTCTTTCTAGTTTACATTGTTAGTTAGTTAAAGTCAGTGAGGGGTGATATTGATGCCTTTTCTTTACAAAtgtggattttattttttattacaagtTATGATAATCTTGAACTCATTAATTAACTCCACCCCTATCAATTTCCAAAGAAATTAAACTGGCTAACCTAAAAGTATTTTTATGTTGCATATGTATCAATGGTGAATGTGAAGGAAGTAGTAGGGTTTTCCTTTGCCGGCCGCATTACTTCATTTCTTCCCTCAACTGCCATTTAATCTCTCAACCAATTATAGCCACCTAATTAGTGGTCCTATTTCTGCATGCAAATCATTAAGAAGGATAAATTAAAGGAAAAAGGTGCAAAGAATAATACATGTTCTTTTAAGAAAAGTTTATCCCATAAAATAAGGTTTTAATGAGGGGTCACCGATCATGT contains:
- the LOC112771566 gene encoding multiprotein-bridging factor 1a, coding for MSGVGPISQDWEPVVIRKKAPTAAAKKDEKAVNAARRAGADIETVKKYNAGTNKAASSSTSLNTKRLDDDTENLAHERVPTELKKALMQARMDKKLTQAQLAQIINEKPQVIQEYESGKAIPNQQIIGKLERALGAKLRGKK